The nucleotide sequence GGATGCTGATATGGATAGCGATAGAAGACTTTTTGGTAAGCATGCAGCCTGGATATATGAGCAGACCGGTGAACTACCAGAAGGTTTGATCATTGATCCCACAAATGATGACTTTTATATCTATACTTACCAGGGAGAAGAATATCGGTTCCGCTACAGCAGCGCAACCAATCTGATAACTAGTACATATGAAAATGGTTTTGAAAATGACATGAAGAATCAACATAAGCAATTGGGAATTAATTCATATTATCAAAACAAGGTTAATCATTACTTTGAAGTGATAGCAGGATATGAGTTCCGTTATTGGATGGCAGATCACTATGTAGAATCAAATGACTTCCATTACGCAGCAAATGATTCCTTAACCGATGCTTATAATATTTATGATCAGACACAAGTAAGTAGTGACTATTCAAGTTCTGTACGCAATTTATCAGGGTTTTGCAGATTCAATATCAGCCCCAGTGAGAAAATTAATTTTATGGCTGATGTACAGGCAGCCCAGTATTATTCTGAGGTAGAAGAAAATCCAATTCAAATATTTGATTTCGGAACAGGTCAATTCCTTGATGAATATATTTATAATACCAAAGAGATGACAGATAATGATACTCTTTTATTTGATGATGAAGACTACAAGCGAACCTGGGAATTTGTTTCTCCCAAATTCGGTATGAATTATAAAGCTTCCGATAAATTCAGCATGTTTGTAAATTATTCTATCGCCAAAAAAGAGCCCAAAGTAAGAGACTGGTACAGTTATAAATATGGACCAAATCAAGATGGGTTCGTTGACGGAGTACAGATCAAAGAACTTAAACCGGAAAAAGTGGTTACTTATGAATTTGGATATAGTTATCGTGATTTCAATCGTAAAATCAACCTTAATATTTATCGCACTCACTATCTGGATAAGATAGGTTCAGTAACAATGCCGGTTGATGGGGAAGAGCAGACTTTGACGACTAATTATGGAGATGCAACCCATCAAGGCATTGAATTATCATTCTCTGGGAAAAGCATGGGATTTGAATATGGCTTATCGGGTACGCTTAGTCGTAACCGCTGGAACAAAATGAATGCAGAAACTATTGGCAATACTCCTGCAGAAGAATTAATTGGGAATGTAGTACCTTTTTCACCAGAACAAATGGCATCAGGAAATCTTGCATATACCTTCAAATATCTGCCAAATGACGGCAGCTTGAAAGTGGGAACAGATTTCAAATGGTGGGATGAGTATTATTGTAATGAAGAAAATGAATATGAAAGACCTATTGTCGATTATATTGATGAAAATGGTGTGACCCATTATACTGAAGCTACCTTTGATTCAAAATTGCCACATTTCTTTACAGTAAATATGTCAGTAACATATGATTGTGTTGTATTTGGTAATAAAGAATTGATGGTTAAAGTTGATTTCAAGAATGTCAATAATCGGGACGAAAATTATACTAAAGGATATGTAGGTACAGATTACGGCAGAAATGACTATATGCTGGAAGAAAAAAATCTTTACGTAGTACCTGCACCTAAATTCAATATAGCTACAACAGTAGAATTAAAATTTTAATTAATCCAAGGAGGAAATAATGAAAAAGACCTTAGTTTTATTTATGTTTGCAATCATGATAGGCAGCTTATTCGCTGTTACTGTTCATGATATCCAATTCACTGAAGACCCGAGTGGAGATTCACCTTACCTGGAACAGGTGGTGACAATTGAGGAAGCAGTTGTAGTAGGTGTTGGCTGGAAGCCCGGTGGCGGTCATGCTAGTTTCTTTATAGTAGACCCTGATGGTGGTGCCTGGAGTGGCGTATATGTATTTGATTATGATGAAGCTTATGTGTGGAGTCTGGCCGAAGGTGATCTGGTAACTATCACTGCTACTGTTGATGAATATTATGAACTTACAGAACTTGCTTCAATAGAAGAATGTGAAGTGATAGGTACAGCAGCAGTTCCAGCACCAGTTGAAATATCAACTGCAGATCTGGCAAGTATGGAAGCCTATGAAGGTTGCCTGGTGCAGGTAGATGATGTCACAGTTACTGCTGCCCAGAATGAATATGGAGTATGGTATGTAACTGATGGCTCAGCACCCTGCCAGATAGATGACAGTTTTTTCTATCTGGACGAAGTTGAACCAGAAATAGTTATCACTCTCGGTGATTTCTGGGGAAGACTGGTTGGAATGGTAGTTTATTCATATGATGAATATAGTCTTAATCCACGTTATGTTGCAGACATGTATCCTGAATCTAACACAACTGAAAGTGTAATTGATGCTTCCTCTGTTATCATTAGAGGTAATTATCCCAATCCTTTCAATCCTACCACAAGAATAGATTATTCACTGCAGCAGAGCACTGATATTGATCTTTCTGTATATGATGTAGCTGGAAGACTGGTTAAGACTCTTTATAATGGAACTCAAACAAGTGGAAATCACTTTGAAGTCTGGGATGGTACAGATAATAGTGGAAAAGCTATTGCCAGTGGAATTTATTTTAGCAGAATTTCACATTCAAAGGGAGTAGAAACAAGTAAAATGCTCCTGCTGAAATAAGAAAAAATATTGAGTTAAGATGCTACTGCAGATTGACTTAAGGTTTTTTTTGGAGTGGCAATGGTCGCTCTTAAGTCAATCCGATGAGTACATCGTCTTAACTCAATAGCTTAGGAATTAATAAAGCCTCATCTTTCATTTGAGAGATGAGGCTTACTTTTTATTAAAAATTGCAGGAAATTTCAATGCCAATATCTAAAGGCTCTTCGATAAATCCACATTGACGGGGATATTGCCTGAGATTACCATTTTCCCAGTACTGAATGATATATCGCACATGGTTATAGCTCAAAATATTTCTGGCAAATATCATGGTAGTAAAACTAATTTTACTCAGTTCTTTCTTCCAGGATAAAGAAATATCTGAGGTGAAGGATGGCTGGGCATATCCATGATCTTCTAATGCGTCAATGATATCATTCATTTCTTCAAGAGTTACAGGATTGCCATATTCCTCATGTGCTTCTTCAAATTTATCCAGCATTATTGATTGTTGATAATCAAAGGCAAAACGACCATCCAGATGAAGTCTCAAATTCTCTGTAAGGTTACGGTTCAAGAAGAATTTCAAACTGTGACTCGGTAAATTGTTCAGCCGATCACTGGCATTATCCTCAAGGTAAATGATCTCTCCATCAAGTCCAGTTATCCAGGCAGTATCATTAAATGAAGATTCCCAGTTCAGCTGCTTCACATAAGAATAATTCATACCTGCCTGGGTTCTATTTGTTTTATACTGTAATTCCATCTCCAAACCCATCAGATCAAGATTACCGGCTAATCCTGAAGCAGAAGTTTCTGGGATCCAGGCAAATTGATCTATTTCATTGTAATAGAGATTCATTCCTAGAGACAAATTCTGATTTTGCAGCCTTTGATATGATAATTCCATACCCCGAAGTTCTTCAAATTCTGATTTACCTGTTTCAAGATAATCCTGAGAATAAAGGTCACTGAATAAAGGAATTCTCACGGATTTCTGAAGAGTTAGTTTCATTATATTATTTTCGTTAATGGATGAGATCAAAGCAAGTCGTGGGCTTATGGCTTGATCAGCAAGATTGTGCTTGTCATAACGTCCTGAGATCATCATTTTAAGCTTCGGATGTAAATCAAAATAGCCCTCACCAAAAACTGAAATCGTATTACAGGAAATATCATCATCAATCAGGGTGGCATATCCCAAATCATGGAAATATTGGTAAAAACCGGAACTGCTGTCAATTACAGCAAAGCGTATAGGTGGCTGGAATGACATCAAAAAAGTGTCATCTTCCTTTCCCCATTGTGGTGCATAAAATTCATAACTATATTCTGCTCCAAAAGCAAGATTGATTTTTTTATTCGGCTCAAAATTTATTTGAATATTATAATTATATTCATTTTCTGAGAAAGATAGTCCTTTTTGAGATATATCTTCCAGATTCGCGTCTTCTCCTCTCCAATAACGGTATTCACAGATATCCGCGGAGTCAAAACTTAGCAATGATTTATAACTAAGAATGTCTGAAAAAGAGTAATGATGCTTGAGCTCAATACTGGCATATTTGCCTGAAACTCCACTCCAGATGTCATCGTTAAAAAGAGTTGTTGATTGAGTTGTATAGTTTTGGCTTGTAGTTGAATATCTTGCCAGAAGCTCATAATCTTCCTTGTATTTTGCATAGTATTGCATCTTGATTTCTGGCTGGTCATTGTAATCTGCATATAGGGGAGGAGGTAGTGAACCAGTATCCATATTTCCCCATGAAGGACTCATAAATCCATAGCCATATCCATGAGCTCTATCAATATACCAGAATTTAGTTTCTTTGTTTCCATCCGATCTCACCTGGCTGTATTTCAGGTAAGACTCAAAAGCATTATATTTATAATGGCTTTCAAAGGAATATTTATTAAAATTATAGAGCGTATTTTTTGAGTAAGATAATTGATTAAGATCATTATCACAATTATTAATGGTAATGATATTGATAATTCCTGCAATTGCTCCAGGTCCATATGTAACTGAGCCAGGTCCTCTGATAACTTCTATCCTTTGAATATCAGATATGTCTTTATTCAGTAATTCAAAGAAAGGTCCATGGCTATGTTTAAGATTTTCATTTTTTCCATTCACAAGTAGAAGAAATGAATAATTCTGATCTCCCAGAATACCTCTAAGTCCCATTCTTGGTCCCATAAAATGTTCCACATAAGTAAATCCTGGAACGTAAATCTCCAGAAGATCAAGAAGATTCCTTGCTGGTGTCAATTGGATATCCTGTTTATTAATTATTGTCAAGGCTACTGGAAGTTCACTTCCTTTGATATCAATGAGTGTACCGGTTCTGATCTTAAGATTAAGTAGTTCATCAAGTGACATTTCCAGAAGTTCTTCAATACTGTATTTTTCTTGACTATATAAATTATTGCAAAATCCAAAAACAAAAAAAACAACTAGTATCCACATAAAATATTTCATAGACCCTCCAAAAAGAAAGTATTAATAATGATTAGCTTCTTACAAATACTATTTACTCAAAAAAGACATTTTAAGTCAAGAAAATGTTAAAAAGTTAGCTTATTTATAAATTTCTATGGTCTAGATCATGCTGACATATTTGATAAATAATACAGTTGTTTTCTTAAAGGATATCCCATTTCTTTTATTCAAATTATTTAGCAATCTGTTTCATTTGACCCAAATTGGATCACTTTTTTTACAGCTTTAGGTTAAATATCAATATTATATTGTATTAGAGGTGTTAAATGCCCTCTTTTTGCTCACTGTAACTCCCCAGTGGGTTCCCTGTGGGTTATGAGTGTATAATTTACTATCTTTGTGATCTATAAGTCCATTAATGTTATCTATATATATTATAACGTACCTAATGTAAAAACACGATATCCTTGATATCTCACCCCAAAATATATTTCTACGATATATTCACTTTTAATAACATAAGGAATTCTACTTTTTTAATGCAACTAAGAGTAATAATTGACAATATTTCACCCAATCTAATGAATAGAAACATGCAAATGCGTAAGGGAAATGAAGTATGAAGTTAAAAAAAGAATTGGGTTTATTTGATGTATTTAGCATTGCTGCTGGAGCAATGATCTCTTCAGGTTTGTTCATTTTACCAGGTTTGGCGTATTTAAAAGTGGGACCTATAGTATTTATTGCCTATTTATTAGCTGGAATACTAGTGATACCTTCTTTATTTTGCAAAGCAGAACTGGCAACAGCAATGCCCAAAGCTGGAGGGGATTATTTTTTCATCAATCGCAGTATGGGTTCTGGTTTGGGTACCATTGCAGGTATGGCTGCCTGGTTCAGTCTAGCATTTAAAAGTGCTTTCGCATTATTGGGTATTGGCGCATTCTCTACTATATTATTTCCCAGTATCACTTATAATCAGGTTAAGTTGATAGCCCTTTTCTTCTGCATATTATTTATGTTCCTCAATATGGTGAGTGCCAGACATTCTGGAAAACTGCAATCTATTCTGATTATAGGACTCCTGATAATCCTTACTTTATTTATTATCTTTGGAATAGGTAAAGTGCAATTATCAAATTTTTCAAATTTCAATCGGGGTTCAACGAGAGACCTTTTTGCCACAGCAGGACTGATCTTTATTTCCTATAGCGGTTTAACCAAAATTGCCAGTATTGCGGAAGAGATCAAGAATCCTAACAAAAATCTACCCTTAGGAATGATCATCACCTTTATCGTCGTAACCCTGCTCTATGTTTTAGTTGTTTTCATTACAGTTGGTATAAGCGGTGATAAGTTAATAAACAGCGCTGGAATACCATCTCTAACACCTATTTCTGATGCTGCTCGATTGTTTTCCGGCAATCTGGGTATGCTGATCATGGCTGTTGCTGCCCTGCTGGCATTTATATCCACCGGTAATGCAGGCATTATGGCTGCTTCCAGAATCCCTTTTGCCATGAGCAGAGATCGTTTGCTGCCAAAGTTTTTCAGTAGAATTAATAAGGAATATCAGACACCTCATTTTTCCATCATTATGACTGTTCTTATTATGGTCTTTGTAATTATCTTTCTTGATCTGGAATTGCTTATAAAAACAGCATCCACAATAAGTTTGATATTATTTGCCATGATTAATTTAGCCGTTATTATCATGCGCGAAAGCCATATCCAGAATTATCAGCCAAAATTTAGATCACCTTTATATCCCTGGCTTCAAGTTACTGCAATAGTAGTTTATGGTTTCCTTATATTTGAGATGGGGTCTACACCACTTTTGATCTCATCAGCATTTTTGATTATAAGCTATATCTGGTATCATCTCTACGGTAAGATAAGATCAAATAGAGAAAGTGCCCTATTATATCTGATCCGAAGAATAAAGTCTTCAGAACTGGACTCTGCCGAACTGGAGCTGGAGCTAAAGGAAATTATTCTGGAAAGGGACAGTATTCAGCAGGATCGATTTGATATGATAATTGAGAAATGTCCAATATTAGATATGATCGATAAAGAAAGCAAAGAAGAATTCTTTGCTCGGGTTGCGGGTGTACTAAATGACTCGCTTACTTGTGGTGAGCGCGAAATATACCATAAACTTATCAGCCGAGAAGAAGAGAGCTCTACTGTGTTAACCCCTATTCTGGCAATTCCTCATATCATTCTCTCAGGAGAGAAAAGATTTGAAATACTATTAGCACGGTCGCACAGAGGTGTTTATTTTTCAGAAACTGCACCCGCAGTAAAAATAATTTTTGTGATTGCAGGATCAAAGGATGAACGCCAATTCCATCTGAAATCACTGGCTGCTATTGCTCAGATAGTGCAGCAGCATGATTTTCAGGAAAAATGGCTCAATGCCCAGAATGTTGACTCACTGCGTGATATTATTCTGCTGGCTGATCGTTATAGAAATTAAAAAAAAACTAATAAATACAGGAAGACAAGTGAAATATTTTATTGAAACTTATGGCTGCCAGATGAATGTGGCAGATAGCGAACTGGTGATGACCATTCTCGAAAGAAGTGGTTATGAAAAAGCTGCAGATATTGCCGAAGCTGACGTGATTCTTTTCAATACCTGCTCAGTGCGTCAACACGCCGAAGATCGCGTGATGGGCAGGATCAATAATGAGATGAAGTATAAAATCTCTCGAAATGTTAAAATTGGCGTGATTGGATGTATGGCACAAAGACTGGGAGAAGACATTATGCAGCTCAGTACTGGAGTTGATTTTGTGGTAGGCGTGGATATGTATGACAAACTGCCGGACATTATCAATTCTGCCTTTCATCAGGAAATGCTCAGCGTTACGGATATTAATAATGAACAGGTATATCCCGAAATTATGCCCATACACCAGGATCCGCTGAAAGCATTTGTCACTATCATGCGTGGGTGTAATAATTTCTGCAGCTATTGTATTGTTCCCTACACCAGAGGAAGAGAACGCAGCCGTGACCATAAAGAGATATTAGAAGATGTGAAAATTGCTGCTGATCAGGGAAGATATGAAGTTATGCTGTTGGGTCAAAATGTAAATTCTTACCAGTATGACGATATAAGCTTCCCTCATTTGCTGGAAATGGTAAATAAAATCCCCAATATAAAAAGGATACGCTTCACAACTTCACATCCCAAAGACCTCTCAGATCATCTCATCCAGGTAATGGCTGATTCAAATAAAATCTGCCAGCACTTTCATTTAGCCATGCAATCTGGTGATGATAAGATATTAGCAAGAATGAATAGAGGCTACACAGCTCAGCACTATTATGACCTGATTGTAAAACTCCGAAAGGCAATGCCGGAAATTGCCATTACTACTGATGTGATTGCCGGATTCCCGGGTGAATCAGAAGAACAATTTATGAACACTTATAACCTGATGAAGGATATTGAGTTTGATTTTGCTTATATGTTCAAATATTCTCCTCGCTCAGGTACAAAAGCTGCCGGTTTCATAGATCAGATCCCAGAAGAGATAAGGTTGGAAAGATTACAAAGATTGATCACTCAACAGGAAAAGATCACTCATAAGATATATCAACAGCAGATAGGGAAGACGCGTGAGATTTACGTGGAAGGTATCAGCAGGAAATCTGAACTTGAAGTTGCAGGGAAAACCCCTGATTTCAAAGTGACTGTATTTCCAGGTACTAAAGATAAAATCGGTAAATTTGTAAATGTGAAGATAGTTGACGCTGTAGGCTGGACATTAAAAGGAAAAGAAATTTAATGCAGGAACATTTAAGCAGCTGGATACAACATAAAAGCGCTTTACTGGAAGAGGTTAATGTCCTCTTTGTTATAGCAGTAATTCTCATTGTCGGCTTTATATTCTCTCGTTTGGCTAAAAAAATCCATCTCCCATCAGTAACTATGCAGATAGTAGGTGGTATCATTATTGGCCCCCATATCCTCAATATTTTCAATCCAGAAATATATGAATCATTTCGCCCGATCACAAATTTTGCTCTTGGTTTTATTGGTTTTGCTATTGGTAGTCATCTTGATTTCCGCAAGCTGCATAATTCAGGAACCAGGATATTTCTTATAACTGTTTGTGATGTAATTATCACGGGCTCAATAATTTTCTCAGCACTATATTTCCTGGTGAAAATGCCATTCCCTTCCGCTCTTCTTATATCTGCAATTGCTATGACCACAGCACCAGGCTCTACTATTCATATAGTTCGTGAAAAAAGAGCTAAGGGTATTTTCACCAAAACTCTCCTGGCATCAGTAGCATTTAATAATGTGCTGGTAATATTGATATTCTATACCTTTTATTATTATTTATTTGCCCAATCCTCGCAAACTACCTTTTCCCTGATCCAGACTGTCTTTAATCCCTTTTTATTGCTCATTGAAAGTCTTATAGTGGGCGGGTTTGTAGGTTATTGCGTTATTTATCTTACTGAAAAACATAAAACCAGACTTTCATTTCTGACTATGGTGGTTCTGGCTGTGATCATTACGGTAGGTGCTTCAGAATCACTGCATTTCTCAGGCATTCTTTCCAGTTTGATCCTCGGGATCATTCTCACTAATAAATCAAGGTACAAAAGTGAACTTTTCGGAGCTTTCACTGATATTGAAAAAGAAGTTTTCTCTCTCTTCTTTGTTCTTTCAGGTACGCATTTCAATTTCAAAGCAATTGCTGTTGCAGGTTTTGCTGGTAGTATTCTGATCATAAGCAGATTCATTGGGAAGGTTTCTGGTCCATATCTGGGTGCCTTATTCTCCGGCTCCCAAAGATCTTTAAGGAATAATATCGGATTCAGTATGTTTCCCATTGCCGGTCTGGCAATAGGTCTTGTGATGCTCTGTGCTAATTCACCATTTTTAGCTGAATATTCTGCCCAGATAACTGCTGTGATACTTACCGCTGTTGTGGTGTATGAGTTATTGGGTCCCATCTTCACTGGCCAGGCTCTCAAAAGAGTAGGTGAAGCAGATAAAGACCGCATCAGACTGCTGGAATTTCTCCAGGAGGAATTTATTCTCATCAACCTTGATAATAAGGATAAATGGGAAGCTCTCGATATCCTCACTGAATTTCTCTTTCGAACCCATAAATGCCAGGAATACATGACCTTGGAAGAACTCAAAAATTCTGTTCACGAAAGAGAAAGTGAGATTTCTACGGGTATCGGTAATAATATTGCTATCCCGCACGCTATTATAAAAGGTGGTCCGCGGATAATGGGTGTTATCGGTATTTCATCCCAGGGTATCGAATTTGATTCTATTGATGATCAACCCGTTAATATCGTGATCATGATCGCTACTCCCAGAGAAAGCATAGATCTGCACTTGAATGTACTTGCTCACGTTGCCAGAATTTTTGGTCATCAGCCCTTGATTAAGGAAAAATTGATCAAAGCTAAATCTCCTGCTGAAGTTTATGAAATCCTCCAGTCAGAAGAAGTAGAAAGACTTAATCCCTACTTTGAAGAATAATATGCCTCCTTTATCTTATCATGACATCTGCGACTGGGAAACAAGGTTCATTCTCGGTGATAGAATTATTGAGATCAAATTCTGGAAAACTATTGCTGAAAATTATCAAGGAGATATTCTCGAATTAGGAGCAGGAACCGGATGTTTCACTATCCCTTTAATTAAATCGGGTTTAAATGTCTGTGCCGTTGATAATTCTGCTCCAGCCTTACAGAAACTTAAATCTAAAGCAGCTGCCATTACTGATGGGGGAGAGCTGATTGTTTTAGAAGCGGATATGCGTTATCTTGATCTTGATAAAAAATTCTCTATTTGTCTGGCTACATATTCCACCTTTCAATATTTGCTGAATTCTGAAGATCAGTATAAATGCCTAAAAACTATAAATGATCACCTGCCTCTCGGAGGAACACTATGTCTTGATTTGGATAATGATATCCTTCATCCACCTCAAAATCTGCCTCTCACTAAATTATACTCTTCATATAATACCCCTCTAAAGGTTGATATTATCATGTCCACCTTCTGGAATACTGATAATTCGCAAAATATTAGACACTGGCACGATCATTATCAGGTGAGATATAATGACGGATCAATAACTGATTTCACAAGTAATATTTCTTTAAAGAAAGTCTCTCTTAAGGAAATTACTGATTTACTAACAAAAAGTGGTTTTTATATCCTAAATACTTTTGGAGATTATGATTTTTCGGATTTCTTAAATGAGTCTCATCGATTGATAGTAGTTGCCCAAAAGATTCCAAATTAATAAGTTAAAGGTATCTCCTTATCACCAGCTTCTTTTATTACAGATATAACTAATCTCTGAGGTACACAAATTATCGGCTGTCCATTACTCCAGCCCTGGTTTACGCATATTTGATGTGGACATGATGATTCTCTTAATCTGAATCTTTCATCCTTGATTTCTAAAATTGTACCCTGATTGATTTCTATCACCTGATCTTTTGCTAATTGGTATCTCCCAAATACCTCATCATTAATTACTATTTGAATATTTTGAGCTTGCTTACCTGATAATTGCAGATAAAATCCCACAAAGATGACTAATAAAAGGAAAATTATCAAAATCCTGTCAGCAGCATTGAGCAATTTCAGTCCG is from Candidatus Stygibacter australis and encodes:
- a CDS encoding NusG domain II-containing protein; the protein is MDILIMVSGNKIKHGLKLLNAADRILIIFLLLVIFVGFYLQLSGKQAQNIQIVINDEVFGRYQLAKDQVIEINQGTILEIKDERFRLRESSCPHQICVNQGWSNGQPIICVPQRLVISVIKEAGDKEIPLTY